AAAGGAACAAGTGAAGGGTGAAGATGTTTGCTCACGGTAGAAGATGGTGAAGATTGTTTTTAATTCGACTTCCTTTTGGTGCAGTACCATATAGAGGTTAACCGATGTACATATAATAAATTTAGCTCAATTATCGTTGTTTGTTAGTTTGATTTGTTCGACAGAAAGATATTCTGTcagaataaaaaataaaaaataaagttgATTCTAATAAAGTTTGTTTGTTATAAAAACAATTGGAATCGATCAGACAATAATGAAGATAAAAAAATAATGAAAGTTGAAATGGAtttctaacagaatttggattatACTTGTGATTGGATTATGATTCGTACAAATTTAGAGATAGAAGGAATCGTATAACAGATGAAGTCAGGAGGGAAAGTTAAAACTGGAAAATGACCTACAACATATTAGTCCTGCATTGATATCGACATGTTCAATTTATCAAACAAAAAGGACAGATAAATAAGAATATGATGTTGATACACAACAGATTTTGTTTATATCTGTATCATTAGATTTTgaaatattagttaataataaatagattaataatagaaGGCTGtaaaaaataaaatactaataataattctaaaatattaacatttataataatatcaataatactaataataattattattatattaatgataatgataatgataaaatgaaatgataataataatatataaatattgatttttaatgataaaggtAAAAATAATATCTGGTAATTATACAAATACTAATTAAGATATAAcatgttacatgtatcaaatttcatatctatatttttatattacaaataataatattaataatacagttattaatattaatgaaagtaataataatagtaattttaatatattatttatcttaacttgtaattaaatatattaatattgtaatttattaattaaaaatgttatatatactacatatttaattacacacaattgttcgtgaatcgtcggacacagtCAAAGGTTTACTGAATCTATATacatagttcaaaggtcaaatgtatgcatgaacaaagttcaaaggtttttgagactcaacattacagactttgcttatcgtgtcggaatcatataaagatcaagtttaaatttgatcagaaattcctaGGTCGTCACATATATACTGACTCATTTGCCATATTTTAACCTTATAGGATCTCTGACCACTCTCCTGCGATTCTCAAAATTCCAAGTAATGTTAAGAAAAAACCTAAATCTTTCAAGTTTAGTGACCATGTCATAAAGCATGTAGAGTTTGAGAATATTGTTAAGGAGGGCTGGAAAATTGATGTTCAAGGACATCGTATGTTTTGTGTGGTAAAGAAGCTACGACATTTAAAAAAAGTTACGGAAATTGATGTGGTGCAAAGGTAACCTCCATAGTAGGGTGCTCGAATGTCGTAAAAGGCTGGAGGATGCGCAAACCGATCTTGACTCTGATCCGTATTCGATTATCTTTCATGAGAACGAAAGGAATGCATTAAAGGATTTTAATGATGCTGTGTTGGATGAGGAATGCTTTCTGAAACAGAAGTCCAAGGTTGAATGGCTTCGAGTAGGCGATAGCAACTCAAGCTACTTCCACAAAGTGGTAAAGGGGAGAATAAACAGAGGTAGAATTAATGCTGTTGTCGATGCTAGTGGAAATTTTGTTGAAGGTGCAACAGCTAAAAATGCTTGTGTGCATCACTATGAGGAATTTCTTGGTAAGGCAATGCAATGTGATGAAATAATTAATCCAGTTTCCTTATTTTCGAGGATGGTTAGCGAGCAGAAGTCAGCTGAGATGATTAGGCCAGTCACACCCCAAGAAATTAAAGATGCCATTTTTGATATTGGGGACGCGAAATCTCCAAGCCCGGACGGATATTCATCATCTTTATTTAAGAAGTCGTGGGATATCATTGGTGATGACGTGATCAAGGTTGTTCAACAATTCTTTATTAACGGTCAACTACTCACTAAGTTGAATAGCACAATCATTGCTCTAGTTCCGAAAGTGTTATCGCCTTGTAAGGTGACGGATTACAGACTGATTTCTTGTTGTAATGTTTTGTATAAATGcattagtaaaattattactaAACGTATTAAATTGAGTATGGATGATATCGTGAGTAATAATCAATCCGCCTTTGTTCCGGGGCATCGGATCTCGGAAAATATTCTTCTAACTCAAGAGTAGATGAAGAATTATCACCTCGATAGAGGTATGGCTAGATGTGCATTCAAAGTTGATATTCAAAAAGCTTATGATGCAGTGACTTGGAATTCCCTAATGTGATTCTTATTCGTTTTGGGTTCCCAATGAAAATGGTTAATTAGATTATGAAGTTTGTTTCTACAACTTCTTACTCAATTAATATTAATGGTGAGTTACATGGTTTCTTTAAAGGTAAGCGTGGTCTACGCCAGGGCGATCCAATGTCCCCCTACCTTTTTACGCTTGCCATGGAGGTTTTGTTGTTGATACTTAAACGAAACATTCGTAAGTCGAGGTCATTCAGGTATCACCCGAAATGTGCGAAGTTAGAAATTGTGAATCTTTGTTTTGCGGATGACTTATTCATCTTCGCCCATGCTGATGTTGCTTCTGTGGGTTTGATACGGGACTCTCTCGAAGAGTTCAAAAAGTGTTCGGGTCTTGTTCTAAGTATGCCAAAGAGTACGGTTTCTTTTCGAATGTGACTAATTATGTTAAAACGCAAATTTTGTGTATTATGCCATTTGAAGAAGGAGTACTTCCAGTTAGATACCTTAGAGTTCCTTTAGTCTCTTCACGCATTATGTATAGAGATTGCAGGGTTTTGGTTGATCGGGTGAAGAACAAAGTTGAGGATTGGAAGAATAAATATCTTTCATATGCGGGAAGGGTTCAACTAATAAATTCAGTGCTCACTTGTATGCAGGTATATTGGTGTTCAGTATTTATCTTACTCGATGCAAtcataaaagttattgaaaaaatTCTTCGAGGGTTCCTTTGGTGTCAAGGGGCTATGAGGAAAGGGAGAGCTAAAGTTAAATGGGATGATGTGTGTATGCCTAAGGATGAGGAAGGTCTCAATATTAAGCGGCTAAAATACTGGAATATAGCGTTAATGGCGTCCCACATTTGGCGTATTCTAACAAATAAAGAGTCCCTTTGGGTTCAGTGGGTTCATACCCATAGGCTCGCAGAAAAACATTTTTGGGAAACTACAATTATGGCTAATTCGAGTTGGAGCTGGAGATAACTCCTACAAATCAGGCCGCGTATTCGTCCGTTTATTGAGGTTGATCTTAGAGATGGTCAGCTAGCTTCAGCATGGTTTGATTCATGGAGCAGTCCAGGGCCATTTGCGGATATTATTTCCAAAACTGATATCTTAAGTGCGGGGTTGGATATGCAAAGGAAAGTTGCTGATATTATTTCTAATTCCAATTGGAGTTGGTCGAGTGCTTAGAGTTCAAAATATACACAGCTGTAAATGATTTCGGTTCCATGTCTTAATGATAAGAGTGATAAATTGATTTGGTGTGGCCTGGGGGATCGAACACATAAGTTTGCTGTCCGATTAGTATGGGAAACAATTAGGCCTCATTCCATTAAGGTTAATTGGTTCTAATTTGTTTGGTTTCCACAATGTGTCACGCGACATGCGTTTCTTATATGGCTATTGATGGGGGAGCATTTGAAAACTCAGGATAAGCTTAGAGCGTGGGAAATTCAAACTGGTATTCCACTATTGTGCCCGTTGTATAATGGATGTATGGATTCTCATGACCATCTTTTCTTTGCTTGTACATACTCAGCTAAGGTTTGGATGAGAGTTGTTTCATTAACAGGTTTATCTCTTCCTTGTAATCAGCGTGGTGTGCGGTCCATGTTATTGCCTTGTGCAGCTCACAATATAGTGCGGGTTGTTGTTGCAAAGTTATGTTTTGCAGCAGTGATTTATTTCATCTGGCAGGAAAGAAACAATCGGATGTTTAAAAAGTCACACCGAACAGAAGTCAAGCTCTTTGAAGATATCTTCTCCACAGTCCGTCTGAAGTTGTTGTCTCTGCGATTCAAGAACTCAGGTTATGTGGATAGCATGAAGCAAACATGGCAGATCTGAGTTCTAGAGTCTGTTTGTTTGTCTAGTGTGGGTTGCTTTCAGTCCTAGATGTCTGTTAGCGTTGGTTGTTTCTTTTCTTTTTGTAGCTCAAGGCTTTCTTGATGCTCCAGTACTCTCGTGTATccattttttattatttataatattcatCGGGGTATCCCTTTACCCACACAAAAAAATTAGGAAAGAGGACACGGGACAGAAAACCTTTtaacaactagttttataaagatTAAGACCAAAACaaatatatgtattcaaatatTAAAAATGGAATTTTCATTCATATTTTTACCCgttaattattagcaacagagcacGAAATACCAGTCCGTGAAAACACGGAGTCAAAAGAAAACAAAAAGGGGGCGGCTAGATATATCACACGTTTTCTTTCtgtaatctatatattattatatttattattatcatattcaattttatatatatatatatatatatatgaatcgatcaTCTCACACATACATAAAACATATATCCATCTGTTTATCTAGTATACTCCGTaaattattatcaatagtattatttttttattgttattatatttaagatatacatataatactacgacggggttatgttcggtGACTTTCAAACGGGTTTTCAAATGGGTTACAGCTGAGGAATTTATGGGTTTTAATTATGGAAATTATGGGTATTGTCCCGGGATATTATTCGTGAGTTCGAGGCCAATCATGTGTTCGTCAACATCATTGtatttttcctacaatattgaacctcaatattgaaaaGTGAGTTTTCATAGTCCCCTTTTTacaaatttttgctataaatatttttgagatgagaatgcatgctatttttataaatgtttgatgaaatagacacaagtacttaaaacattcttcgactgaattattataccggatatccctacttttgcttggtagcctaagaattagtatacgctctaattgatgtgaatcctaaagatagatctattgggcctaacaaccccatccagggtatggatgctttagtacttcgattttatacagATGTGATTCCTGtatgttggggatattctatatccatttttgttaatgtcggttaccaggcaacTTATCGTGAGAATGATTTATACAGATGTGATTCCTATATGTTGtttaaaaataaaatcttgtggtctattaaaattattgaaaatcattgtttataataaacctatgaactcaccaaccttttggttgacacttttaagcatgtttattctcatgtattaaagaaatcttccgctatgcatttactcattttaaagatattacatagagtcgttcatggcatatttttaAAGGCGTTacattcaaatcatttgagttcaaaaagattgttattaaataaatgacagattagtcatttatatttttggaaacatgataatatcatttgTAGGAAATGTATATATTTTAAATTGGTATACATATTTGtaaactttcattgtaatgaaagtttgtttttttaaaaatgaatgcattgtttgtaaaacgtatcatatagaggtcaatacctcgcaatgggaccgatgaataacgtaccgcgtctaaagggatttggacgggtcagaaatacaagttacaagtcattttttaagaggtagtcatttcagtcgaaagaatgacgtcctgatgaccattttgaaaaacatacttccactttgagtttaaccatgatttttggatatagtttcatgttcataagaaaaataattttcccagaagaacaacttttaaatcaaagtttatcatagtttttaactaactaacccaaaatagcccgcggtgttactacgacggcgtaaatccggttttacggtgtttttcatgtttccaggttttaaattattaagttagcatatcatatagatatagaacatgtgtttagttgattttaaaagtcaagttagaaggattaacttttgtttgcgaacaagtttagaattaactaaactatgttctagtgattacaagtttaaaccttcgaataagatagctttatatgtatgaatcgaatgatgttatgaaaatcattactacctcaagttttctggataaagctactggaaatgagaaaaatggatctagcttcaaaggatccttggatggcttgaaagttcttgaagcagaatcatgacacgaaaacagttcaagtaagattttcactcgaaataagattgttatagttatagaaattgaatcaaagtttgaatatgagtattaccttgtattagaaagatatcttactgtaaataagaaagatttcttgaggttggatgatcactctacaagattggaagtaagctagcaaacttggaagtattcttgattttatgaaactagaacttgtagaatttatgaagaacacttacaacttgaagatagaacttgagagagatcaattagatgaagaaaattgaagaatgaaagtgtttttaggtgtttttggtcgttggtgtatggattagatataaaggatatgtaatttttttttcatgtaaataagtcatgaatgattactcatatttttgtaattttatgaaatatttcatgctagttgccaaatgatggttcccacatgtgttaggtgactcacgtgggctgctaagagctgatcatttgagtgtatataccaatagtacatacatctaaaagctgtgtattgtacgagtacgaatacgggtgcatacgagtagaattgttgatgaaactgaacgaggatgtaattgtaagcatttttgttaagtagaagtattttgataagtgtcttgaagtgtttcaaaagtgtatgaatacatattaaaacactacatgtatatacattttaactgagtcgttaagtcatcgttagtcgttacatgtaagtgttgttttgaaacctttaggttaacgatcttgttaaatgttgttaacccaatgtttataatatcaaatgagattttaaattattatattatcatgatattatgatgtacaaatatctcttaatatgatatatatatacattaaatgttgttacaacgataatcgttacatatatgtctcgtttcaaaatcattaagttagtagtcttgtttttacatatgtagttcattattaatatacttaatgatatgtttacttattataatatcatgttaactatatatataaccatatatatgtcatcatatagattttagaagttttaacattcgtgaatcaccggtcaacttgggtggtcaattgtctatatgaaacctatttcaattaatcaagtcttaacaagtttgattgcttaacatgttggaaacacttaatcatgtaaataaaaatttcatttaatatatatataaacatgaaaaagttcgggtcactacacatatacaTAGCAAAAACCACACACAACATTCACTTCTTCTCTCTCATTTTTTTTTTGAGAACCACTACCACACCACCTTCTCCACCACCCTACGACCATCACTCCCACCGTGAACTACCACGGCTCCACCATCACAACCATCGTCACCATTTCCATCGTTAACAATCACCAACACTCTGAAATCAAACAGCCATCACATACGATCTTTCACTTGTACCATCATCTATATAAAACCATGA
This genomic window from Rutidosis leptorrhynchoides isolate AG116_Rl617_1_P2 chromosome 2, CSIRO_AGI_Rlap_v1, whole genome shotgun sequence contains:
- the LOC139888723 gene encoding uncharacterized protein codes for the protein MWCKGNLHSRVLECRKRLEDAQTDLDSDPYSIIFHENERNALKDFNDAVLDEECFLKQKSKVEWLRVGDSNSSYFHKVVKGRINRGRINAVVDASGNFVEGATAKNACVHHYEEFLGKAMQCDEIINPVSLFSRMVSEQKSAEMIRPVTPQEIKDAIFDIGDAKSPSPDGYSSSLFKKSWDIIGDDVIKVVQQFFINGQLLTKLNSTIIALVPKVLSPCKRGLRQGDPMSPYLFTLAMEVLLLILKRNIRKSRSFRYHPKCAKLEIVNLCFADDLFIFAHADVASVGLIRDSLEEFKKCSGLVLSMPKSTVSFRM
- the LOC139888724 gene encoding uncharacterized protein, translated to MGEHLKTQDKLRAWEIQTGIPLLCPLYNGCMDSHDHLFFACTYSAKVWMRVVSLTGLSLPCNQRGVRSMLLPCAAHNIVRVVVAKLCFAAVIYFIWQERNNRMFKKSHRTEVKLFEDIFSTVRLKLLSLRFKNSGYVDSMKQTWQI